In Deltaproteobacteria bacterium HGW-Deltaproteobacteria-18, a genomic segment contains:
- a CDS encoding DUF1049 domain-containing protein, giving the protein MRYLKVLGLVALFFFSMLFFVQNHEILIQELALELKVFGWHYQTEAVPFYLIILMAFVIGSLLCTFYFFLEKIRLSKQCRQHKKEVDALEREVASLRPKTMDDYTTAESTENIQN; this is encoded by the coding sequence ATGCGATATCTCAAAGTGCTGGGTCTGGTAGCCCTTTTCTTTTTCTCCATGCTCTTCTTTGTTCAGAACCATGAAATCCTGATTCAGGAACTGGCGCTGGAACTCAAAGTTTTCGGCTGGCACTATCAGACCGAGGCGGTGCCCTTCTACCTGATCATCCTCATGGCTTTCGTGATCGGTTCCCTGCTCTGCACGTTCTATTTCTTCCTGGAAAAAATCCGCCTGTCCAAGCAGTGCCGCCAGCACAAGAAGGAAGTGGACGCCCTGGAACGCGAAGTCGCATCCCTGCGCCCCAAAACCATGGATGACTACACCACTGCGGAATCCACTGAAAACATCCAGAACTGA